One genomic window of Quercus robur chromosome 6, dhQueRobu3.1, whole genome shotgun sequence includes the following:
- the LOC126732362 gene encoding BTB/POZ domain-containing protein DOT3 isoform X1: MQKSPQVTEPQSPGSDSDGIDQVHDQRIVIPTKFVSIADSLEKREHSRFITSQIPTDLSIQVQEITFNVHKYPLVSKCGYIGQLELQPSISNYGYNINLENFPGGSETFEIILKFCYGLPLDLNPNNIASIRCASEFLEMTEEFEDGNLISKTEAFLTFVVLCSWKDTITVLKSCEALSPWAENLQIVRRCCDSLAWKASRKNSSTGDAVHEEGWWFDDIAILRIDHFRRIITAIRAKGTTPEIIGKCIMRYAERWLPGMDMEIEGVRGYGHGKNELQFSICSQKEEGGIAHSKEQKAIIESLISMLPPQQEAVSCKFLLQMLKMAMVYSATPALISELEKRVGMMLEDASVNDLLIPSYKNFDKGKLTNSPEQCTMHDIDVVQRIVEYFLMHEQQQQQQQQKSGKCNISKLLDNYLAEIARDPNLSVTKFQVLAESLPENVRTCHDGLYRAIDTYLKTNRSLSEHDRRRLCKVMNCEKLSLDACMHAAQNDRLPLRTIVQVLLSEQLKMREEMLDKNGNTSEPEGNQSSTNMEIKTMKTELENMKTKMEALQSDYSGLQQEYGKLSNKPKNASGWAFSWRKIKNSFHTKLDGDETGDGQQRPNPARRRSFKRRSSIS; the protein is encoded by the exons ATGCAGAAGTCTCCTCAAGTAACTGAACCACAAAGCCCAGGGAGTGATTCGGATGGCATTGATCAAGTTCATGACCAACGCATCGTAATTCCCACCAAATTCGTCTCTATAGCTGATAGCTTGGAAAAGAGAGAACACTCACG GTTTATCACGTCTCAAATACCAACAGATTTATCAAttcaagttcaagaaattaCCTTTAATGTTCACAAG TATCCCTTGGTGTCAAAATGTGGCTACATAGGCCAATTGGAACTTCAGCCTTCAATCTCAAATTATGGGTACAACATCAATCTTGAAAACTTCCCAGGGGGATCAGAAAcatttgaaatcattttaaaattctgtTATGGTCTCCCACTGGACTTAAACCCCAATAACATAGCTTCAATAAGATGTGCGTCAGAATTTCTGGAGATGACTGAAGAATTTGAAGATGGCAATCTCATCAGCAAGACTGAAGCTTTCCTCACATTTGTAGTCCTTTGCTCATGGAAAGATACCATTACTGTTCTAAAATCCTGTGAAGCTCTATCTCCATGGGCTGaaaatttacaaattgttaGAAGATGCTGTGACTCACTAGCTTGGAAGGCTTCTAGGAAAAACTCATCAACTGGAGATGCAGTTCATGAAGAAGGCTGGTGGTTTGATGATATAGCTATCCTTCGTATTGATCATTTCAGGAGGATTATAACAGCAATAAGGGCTAAGGGAACAACACCAGAGATCATAGGTAAATGCATCATGCGCTATGCAGAGAGATGGTTGCCGGGTATGGACATGGAGATAGAAGGAGTTAGAGGATATGGCCATGGAAAGAATGAGCTTCAGTTCAGTATTTGTAGTCAGAAGGAAGAAGGGGGCATTGCACACAGCAAGGAGCAAAAAGCAATTATTGAGAGCCTAATAAGCATGCTTCCTCCTCAACAAGAAGCTGTTTCATGTAAATTCCTGTTGCAGATGCTAAAGATGGCAATGGTATATTCTGCAACACCAGCTTTGATTTCGGAGCTTGAAAAGAGAGTGGGGATGATGTTGGAAGATGCCAGTGTGAATGATCTTCTGATCCCAagttacaaaaattttgataagGGGAAACTAACAAA TTCTCCTGAACAATGCACAATGCATGACATAGATGTGGTGCAAAGGATAGTGGAATATTTTTTGATGCAtgaacagcagcagcagcagcagcaacagaagTCTGGCAAATGCAATATAAGTAAGCTCTTAGACAATTACCTAGCTGAGATTGCAAGAGACCCAAATCTCTCTGTCACTAAGTTCCAAGTTTTGGCTGAATCGTTGCCAGAAAATGTTCGAACATGTCATGATGGTCTCTATAGAGCCATTGACACCTACCTCAAG ACTAATCGTTCACTATCTGAGCATGACCGAAGAAGGCTGTGCAAGGTAATGAACTGTGAGAAACTGTCTCTtgatgcatgcatgcatgctgCACAAAATGATCGATTGCCTCTAAGAACCATTGTCCAg GTGCTACTGTCGGAGCAACTGAAGATGAGGGAAGAAATGCTAGATAAGAATGGCAATACCTCTGAGCCGGAGGGAAACCAGTCATCTACAAACATGGAGATCAAGACTATGAAGACAGAGCTTGAAAACATGAAGACGAAGATGGAAGCGCTACAGAGTGACTACTCTGGGCTTCAACAGGAGTATGGAAAGCTAAGCAACAAGCCAAAGAATGCATCGGGTTGGGCATTCAGTTGGAGGAAGATCAAGAACTCCTTCCATACAAAATTAGATGGGGATGAAACTGGAGATGGACAACAGAGACCCAACCCAGCCCGTAGACGTAGCTTCAAACGAAGGTCATCCATCTCCTAA
- the LOC126732363 gene encoding uncharacterized protein LOC126732363 isoform X1: MGSRLGRRVVHFANLPIKLLMPSNFNNITEIAIKTIPSASKIEIKRVLESLYGFEVDKVSTLNMEGKKKKRGGLLVAKPDYKKAYITLRSPLSISPDLYPIRILEEAKQRMNKQTKSSVVEDGEGKHHWLVDDKPRVAEKKNERFGVRDRDRERRRGGGGGGGGGGEVAKFPWSSMRSPVTSARSPWR; this comes from the exons ATGGGAAGCAGATTGGGAAGACGAGTGGTCCACTTCGCGAACCTCCCAATCAAGCTGTTGATGCCAAGTAACTTCAACAACATCACAGAAATCGCTATCAAAACCATCCCTTCCGCCTCGAAGATCGAAATCAAGCGCGTCCTCGAGTCCCTCTACGGCTTCGAGGTCGACAAGGTCAGCACTCTCAACATGGAAGGCAAGAAGAAGAAGCGCGGCGGCCTGTTGGTCGCCAAACCGGACTACAAAAAGGCGTACATCACTCTCAGAAGCCCTCTCTCCATCTCCCCGGACCTCTACCCGATTCGGATCCTCGAGGAGGCGAAGCAGCGCATGAACAAGCAGACCAAGTCGAGCGTGGTCGAGGACGGCGAAGGGAAGCACCACTGGCTCGTCGATGATAAGCCTAGGGTTGCCGAGAAGAAAAACGAAAGATTCGGCGTTCGTGATCGAGATCGAGAACGCCGTCGCGGCGGCGGAGGAGGCGGAGGCGGCGGCGGTGAAGTGGCGAAGTTTCCGTGGAGCAGTATGAGGTCTCCTGTTACTTCTGCGAGGAG CCCATGGAGATAG
- the LOC126732365 gene encoding ras-related protein RABH1e, which translates to MAAVSPLAKYKLVFLGDQSVGKTSIITRFMYDKFDATYQATIGIDFLSKTMYLEDRTVRLQLWDTAGQERFRSLIPSYIRDSSVAVIVYDVANRQSFLNINRWVEEVRTERGSDVIIVLVGNKTDLVDKRQVSIEEGDAKSREFGIMFIETSAKAGFNIKPLFRKIAAALPGMETLSSTKQEDMVDINLKPTANSSHQEQQGGCWC; encoded by the exons atggcaGCTGTGTCCCCTCTAGCCAAATACAAGCTGGTATTCTTGGGTGACCAATCCGTAGGCAAAACCAGCATCATTACTCGCTTCATGTACGATAAATTCGACGCCACCTACCAG GCTACAATTGGAATTGATTTCTTGTCAAAAACAATGTACCTTGAAGATCGGACAGTTCGTTTGCAGCTTTG GGATACTGCTGGGCAAGAAAGATTTAGGAGTCTCATTCCAAGCTACATCAGAGATTCTTCTGTTGCCGTAATTGTCTATGACGTAGCAA ATAGGCAGTCATTCCTGAATATTAACAGGTGGGTTGAAGAGGTACGTACAGAACGGGGCAGTGATGTCATCATCGTACTTGTTGGGAACAAAACTGATCTTGTTGATAAAAG GCAAGTATCTATAGAGGAGGGAGATGCCAAGTCTCGTGAGTTTGGAATCATGTTTATAGAAACCAGTGCAAAAGCAGGATTCAATATCAAG CCTCTCTTCCGTAAGATTGCTGCTGCCTTGCCAGGGATGGAAACCCTTTCTTCCACAAAACAGGAAGACATGGTTGACATAAATCTAAAACCCACTGCCAATTCATCCCATCAAGAGCAGCAAGGAGGTTGCTGGTGCTAG
- the LOC126732362 gene encoding BTB/POZ domain-containing protein DOT3 isoform X3, whose protein sequence is MQKSPQVTEPQSPGSDSDGIDQVHDQRIVIPTKFVSIADSLEKREHSRFITSQIPTDLSIQVQEITFNVHKYPLVSKCGYIGQLELQPSISNYGYNINLENFPGGSETFEIILKFCYGLPLDLNPNNIASIRCASEFLEMTEEFEDGNLISKTEAFLTFVVLCSWKDTITVLKSCEALSPWAENLQIVRRCCDSLAWKASRKNSSTGDAVHEEGWWFDDIAILRIDHFRRIITAIRAKGTTPEIIGKCIMRYAERWLPGMDMEIEGVRGYGHGKNELQFSICSQKEEGGIAHSKEQKAIIESLISMLPPQQEAVSCKFLLQMLKMAMVYSATPALISELEKRVGMMLEDASVNDLLIPSYKNFDKGKLTNSPEQCTMHDIDVVQRIVEYFLMHEQQQQQQQQKSGKCNIKNVRTCHDGLYRAIDTYLKTNRSLSEHDRRRLCKVMNCEKLSLDACMHAAQNDRLPLRTIVQVLLSEQLKMREEMLDKNGNTSEPEGNQSSTNMEIKTMKTELENMKTKMEALQSDYSGLQQEYGKLSNKPKNASGWAFSWRKIKNSFHTKLDGDETGDGQQRPNPARRRSFKRRSSIS, encoded by the exons ATGCAGAAGTCTCCTCAAGTAACTGAACCACAAAGCCCAGGGAGTGATTCGGATGGCATTGATCAAGTTCATGACCAACGCATCGTAATTCCCACCAAATTCGTCTCTATAGCTGATAGCTTGGAAAAGAGAGAACACTCACG GTTTATCACGTCTCAAATACCAACAGATTTATCAAttcaagttcaagaaattaCCTTTAATGTTCACAAG TATCCCTTGGTGTCAAAATGTGGCTACATAGGCCAATTGGAACTTCAGCCTTCAATCTCAAATTATGGGTACAACATCAATCTTGAAAACTTCCCAGGGGGATCAGAAAcatttgaaatcattttaaaattctgtTATGGTCTCCCACTGGACTTAAACCCCAATAACATAGCTTCAATAAGATGTGCGTCAGAATTTCTGGAGATGACTGAAGAATTTGAAGATGGCAATCTCATCAGCAAGACTGAAGCTTTCCTCACATTTGTAGTCCTTTGCTCATGGAAAGATACCATTACTGTTCTAAAATCCTGTGAAGCTCTATCTCCATGGGCTGaaaatttacaaattgttaGAAGATGCTGTGACTCACTAGCTTGGAAGGCTTCTAGGAAAAACTCATCAACTGGAGATGCAGTTCATGAAGAAGGCTGGTGGTTTGATGATATAGCTATCCTTCGTATTGATCATTTCAGGAGGATTATAACAGCAATAAGGGCTAAGGGAACAACACCAGAGATCATAGGTAAATGCATCATGCGCTATGCAGAGAGATGGTTGCCGGGTATGGACATGGAGATAGAAGGAGTTAGAGGATATGGCCATGGAAAGAATGAGCTTCAGTTCAGTATTTGTAGTCAGAAGGAAGAAGGGGGCATTGCACACAGCAAGGAGCAAAAAGCAATTATTGAGAGCCTAATAAGCATGCTTCCTCCTCAACAAGAAGCTGTTTCATGTAAATTCCTGTTGCAGATGCTAAAGATGGCAATGGTATATTCTGCAACACCAGCTTTGATTTCGGAGCTTGAAAAGAGAGTGGGGATGATGTTGGAAGATGCCAGTGTGAATGATCTTCTGATCCCAagttacaaaaattttgataagGGGAAACTAACAAA TTCTCCTGAACAATGCACAATGCATGACATAGATGTGGTGCAAAGGATAGTGGAATATTTTTTGATGCAtgaacagcagcagcagcagcagcaacagaagTCTGGCAAATGCAATATAA AAAATGTTCGAACATGTCATGATGGTCTCTATAGAGCCATTGACACCTACCTCAAG ACTAATCGTTCACTATCTGAGCATGACCGAAGAAGGCTGTGCAAGGTAATGAACTGTGAGAAACTGTCTCTtgatgcatgcatgcatgctgCACAAAATGATCGATTGCCTCTAAGAACCATTGTCCAg GTGCTACTGTCGGAGCAACTGAAGATGAGGGAAGAAATGCTAGATAAGAATGGCAATACCTCTGAGCCGGAGGGAAACCAGTCATCTACAAACATGGAGATCAAGACTATGAAGACAGAGCTTGAAAACATGAAGACGAAGATGGAAGCGCTACAGAGTGACTACTCTGGGCTTCAACAGGAGTATGGAAAGCTAAGCAACAAGCCAAAGAATGCATCGGGTTGGGCATTCAGTTGGAGGAAGATCAAGAACTCCTTCCATACAAAATTAGATGGGGATGAAACTGGAGATGGACAACAGAGACCCAACCCAGCCCGTAGACGTAGCTTCAAACGAAGGTCATCCATCTCCTAA
- the LOC126732364 gene encoding uncharacterized protein LOC126732364 isoform X1 → MPMAADSANEGGQNNRGIQDGICSLPVSCSCFKLLNQSFDEVNQHCSIDILPILLEGASFPARLSCPLHNSHGQDVYSISVLSGEGKSPQCASELAFLSFLEVANLSKNQMCLDAQLNCQNCIDLPVKSADPLSPCIVDLNIEKEYSKTPESNDEAVESLKSEGALTHLQRVLWRQASHTIGGKLMQLFMNVGTSRDKSVSERAHDTANNRWRRYKRSTSFDSRKIVLLFSIMSSLGTLVLIYLTLKVRQSGDNYVHV, encoded by the exons ATGCCAATGGCTGCTGATTCGGCCAATGAG GGGGGACAAAACAACCGGGGCATCCAGGATGGTATTTGCAGCTTACCTGTCAGCTGTTCATGTTTCAAGCTACTAAATCAAAGTTTTGATGAGGTCAACCAGCACTGTTCTATAG ATATTTTGCCAATTCTGCTTGAGGGGGCTTCATTTCCAGCAAGACTAAGTTGCCCACTGCACAATTCACAT GGCCAAGATGTCTACAGCATTTCAGTGCTGTCTGGTGAAGGGAAGAGTCCACAATGTGCTTCAGAGTTGGCATTTCtaagctttttggaagttgctAATCTATCTAAAAATCAGATGTGCTTGGATGCACAATTGAATTGCCAAAATTGCATTGATTTGCCAGTGAAAAGTGCTGATCCTCTTTCCCCATGCATTGTcgatttaaatattgaaaaggAATATTCAAAAACACCTGAATCCAATGATGAAGCTGttgaaagtttgaaaagtgAAGGTGCACTAACT CATTTGCAGAGGGTGTTGTGGAGACAAGCAAGCCATACAATAGGTGGAAAACTAATGCAGCTTTTCATGAATGTTGGCACTTCAAGAG ATAAATCAGTGAGTGAAAGGGCCCATGATACTGCAAATAATCGATGGAGAAGATATAAGCGTTCTACCTCATTTGATTCAAGAAAGATCGTTCTCCTATTTTCAATCAT gTCAAGTTTGGGAACATTGGTGCTGATATATCTGACATTGAAAGTTAGGCAGAGTGGTGATAATTATGTTCATGTCTGA
- the LOC126732364 gene encoding uncharacterized protein LOC126732364 isoform X2 has translation MPMAADSANEGGQNNRGIQDGICSLPVSCSCFKLLNQSFDEVNQHCSIDILPILLEGASFPARLSCPLHNSHGQDVYSISVLSGEGKSPQCASELAFLSFLEVANLSKNQMCLDAQLNCQNCIDLPVKSADPLSPCIVDLNIEKEYSKTPESNDEAVESLKSEGALTRVLWRQASHTIGGKLMQLFMNVGTSRDKSVSERAHDTANNRWRRYKRSTSFDSRKIVLLFSIMSSLGTLVLIYLTLKVRQSGDNYVHV, from the exons ATGCCAATGGCTGCTGATTCGGCCAATGAG GGGGGACAAAACAACCGGGGCATCCAGGATGGTATTTGCAGCTTACCTGTCAGCTGTTCATGTTTCAAGCTACTAAATCAAAGTTTTGATGAGGTCAACCAGCACTGTTCTATAG ATATTTTGCCAATTCTGCTTGAGGGGGCTTCATTTCCAGCAAGACTAAGTTGCCCACTGCACAATTCACAT GGCCAAGATGTCTACAGCATTTCAGTGCTGTCTGGTGAAGGGAAGAGTCCACAATGTGCTTCAGAGTTGGCATTTCtaagctttttggaagttgctAATCTATCTAAAAATCAGATGTGCTTGGATGCACAATTGAATTGCCAAAATTGCATTGATTTGCCAGTGAAAAGTGCTGATCCTCTTTCCCCATGCATTGTcgatttaaatattgaaaaggAATATTCAAAAACACCTGAATCCAATGATGAAGCTGttgaaagtttgaaaagtgAAGGTGCACTAACT AGGGTGTTGTGGAGACAAGCAAGCCATACAATAGGTGGAAAACTAATGCAGCTTTTCATGAATGTTGGCACTTCAAGAG ATAAATCAGTGAGTGAAAGGGCCCATGATACTGCAAATAATCGATGGAGAAGATATAAGCGTTCTACCTCATTTGATTCAAGAAAGATCGTTCTCCTATTTTCAATCAT gTCAAGTTTGGGAACATTGGTGCTGATATATCTGACATTGAAAGTTAGGCAGAGTGGTGATAATTATGTTCATGTCTGA
- the LOC126732362 gene encoding BTB/POZ domain-containing protein DOT3 isoform X2, producing MQKSPQVTEPQSPGSDSDGIDQVHDQRIVIPTKFVSIADSLEKREHSRFITSQIPTDLSIQVQEITFNVHKYPLVSKCGYIGQLELQPSISNYGYNINLENFPGGSETFEIILKFCYGLPLDLNPNNIASIRCASEFLEMTEEFEDGNLISKTEAFLTFVVLCSWKDTITVLKSCEALSPWAENLQIVRRCCDSLAWKASRKNSSTGDAVHEEGWWFDDIAILRIDHFRRIITAIRAKGTTPEIIGKCIMRYAERWLPGMDMEIEGVRGYGHGKNELQFSICSQKEEGGIAHSKEQKAIIESLISMLPPQQEAVSCKFLLQMLKMAMVYSATPALISELEKRVGMMLEDASVNDLLIPSYKNFDKGKLTNSPEQCTMHDIDVVQRIVEYFLMHEQQQQQQQQKSGKCNISKLLDNYLAEIARDPNLSVTKFQVLAESLPENVRTCHDGLYRAIDTYLKTNRSLSEHDRRRLCKVLLSEQLKMREEMLDKNGNTSEPEGNQSSTNMEIKTMKTELENMKTKMEALQSDYSGLQQEYGKLSNKPKNASGWAFSWRKIKNSFHTKLDGDETGDGQQRPNPARRRSFKRRSSIS from the exons ATGCAGAAGTCTCCTCAAGTAACTGAACCACAAAGCCCAGGGAGTGATTCGGATGGCATTGATCAAGTTCATGACCAACGCATCGTAATTCCCACCAAATTCGTCTCTATAGCTGATAGCTTGGAAAAGAGAGAACACTCACG GTTTATCACGTCTCAAATACCAACAGATTTATCAAttcaagttcaagaaattaCCTTTAATGTTCACAAG TATCCCTTGGTGTCAAAATGTGGCTACATAGGCCAATTGGAACTTCAGCCTTCAATCTCAAATTATGGGTACAACATCAATCTTGAAAACTTCCCAGGGGGATCAGAAAcatttgaaatcattttaaaattctgtTATGGTCTCCCACTGGACTTAAACCCCAATAACATAGCTTCAATAAGATGTGCGTCAGAATTTCTGGAGATGACTGAAGAATTTGAAGATGGCAATCTCATCAGCAAGACTGAAGCTTTCCTCACATTTGTAGTCCTTTGCTCATGGAAAGATACCATTACTGTTCTAAAATCCTGTGAAGCTCTATCTCCATGGGCTGaaaatttacaaattgttaGAAGATGCTGTGACTCACTAGCTTGGAAGGCTTCTAGGAAAAACTCATCAACTGGAGATGCAGTTCATGAAGAAGGCTGGTGGTTTGATGATATAGCTATCCTTCGTATTGATCATTTCAGGAGGATTATAACAGCAATAAGGGCTAAGGGAACAACACCAGAGATCATAGGTAAATGCATCATGCGCTATGCAGAGAGATGGTTGCCGGGTATGGACATGGAGATAGAAGGAGTTAGAGGATATGGCCATGGAAAGAATGAGCTTCAGTTCAGTATTTGTAGTCAGAAGGAAGAAGGGGGCATTGCACACAGCAAGGAGCAAAAAGCAATTATTGAGAGCCTAATAAGCATGCTTCCTCCTCAACAAGAAGCTGTTTCATGTAAATTCCTGTTGCAGATGCTAAAGATGGCAATGGTATATTCTGCAACACCAGCTTTGATTTCGGAGCTTGAAAAGAGAGTGGGGATGATGTTGGAAGATGCCAGTGTGAATGATCTTCTGATCCCAagttacaaaaattttgataagGGGAAACTAACAAA TTCTCCTGAACAATGCACAATGCATGACATAGATGTGGTGCAAAGGATAGTGGAATATTTTTTGATGCAtgaacagcagcagcagcagcagcaacagaagTCTGGCAAATGCAATATAAGTAAGCTCTTAGACAATTACCTAGCTGAGATTGCAAGAGACCCAAATCTCTCTGTCACTAAGTTCCAAGTTTTGGCTGAATCGTTGCCAGAAAATGTTCGAACATGTCATGATGGTCTCTATAGAGCCATTGACACCTACCTCAAG ACTAATCGTTCACTATCTGAGCATGACCGAAGAAGGCTGTGCAAG GTGCTACTGTCGGAGCAACTGAAGATGAGGGAAGAAATGCTAGATAAGAATGGCAATACCTCTGAGCCGGAGGGAAACCAGTCATCTACAAACATGGAGATCAAGACTATGAAGACAGAGCTTGAAAACATGAAGACGAAGATGGAAGCGCTACAGAGTGACTACTCTGGGCTTCAACAGGAGTATGGAAAGCTAAGCAACAAGCCAAAGAATGCATCGGGTTGGGCATTCAGTTGGAGGAAGATCAAGAACTCCTTCCATACAAAATTAGATGGGGATGAAACTGGAGATGGACAACAGAGACCCAACCCAGCCCGTAGACGTAGCTTCAAACGAAGGTCATCCATCTCCTAA
- the LOC126732362 gene encoding BTB/POZ domain-containing protein DOT3 isoform X4, translating into MQKSPQVTEPQSPGSDSDGIDQVHDQRIVIPTKFVSIADSLEKREHSRFITSQIPTDLSIQVQEITFNVHKYPLVSKCGYIGQLELQPSISNYGYNINLENFPGGSETFEIILKFCYGLPLDLNPNNIASIRCASEFLEMTEEFEDGNLISKTEAFLTFVVLCSWKDTITVLKSCEALSPWAENLQIVRRCCDSLAWKASRKNSSTGDAVHEEGWWFDDIAILRIDHFRRIITAIRAKGTTPEIIGKCIMRYAERWLPGMDMEIEGVRGYGHGKNELQFSICSQKEEGGIAHSKEQKAIIESLISMLPPQQEAVSCKFLLQMLKMAMVYSATPALISELEKRVGMMLEDASVNDLLIPSYKNFDKGKLTNSPEQCTMHDIDVVQRIVEYFLMHEQQQQQQQQKSGKCNISKLLDNYLAEIARDPNLSVTKFQVLAESLPENVRTCHDGLYRAIDTYLKTNRSLSEHDRRRLCKVMNCEKLSLDACMHAAQNDRLPLRTIVQMR; encoded by the exons ATGCAGAAGTCTCCTCAAGTAACTGAACCACAAAGCCCAGGGAGTGATTCGGATGGCATTGATCAAGTTCATGACCAACGCATCGTAATTCCCACCAAATTCGTCTCTATAGCTGATAGCTTGGAAAAGAGAGAACACTCACG GTTTATCACGTCTCAAATACCAACAGATTTATCAAttcaagttcaagaaattaCCTTTAATGTTCACAAG TATCCCTTGGTGTCAAAATGTGGCTACATAGGCCAATTGGAACTTCAGCCTTCAATCTCAAATTATGGGTACAACATCAATCTTGAAAACTTCCCAGGGGGATCAGAAAcatttgaaatcattttaaaattctgtTATGGTCTCCCACTGGACTTAAACCCCAATAACATAGCTTCAATAAGATGTGCGTCAGAATTTCTGGAGATGACTGAAGAATTTGAAGATGGCAATCTCATCAGCAAGACTGAAGCTTTCCTCACATTTGTAGTCCTTTGCTCATGGAAAGATACCATTACTGTTCTAAAATCCTGTGAAGCTCTATCTCCATGGGCTGaaaatttacaaattgttaGAAGATGCTGTGACTCACTAGCTTGGAAGGCTTCTAGGAAAAACTCATCAACTGGAGATGCAGTTCATGAAGAAGGCTGGTGGTTTGATGATATAGCTATCCTTCGTATTGATCATTTCAGGAGGATTATAACAGCAATAAGGGCTAAGGGAACAACACCAGAGATCATAGGTAAATGCATCATGCGCTATGCAGAGAGATGGTTGCCGGGTATGGACATGGAGATAGAAGGAGTTAGAGGATATGGCCATGGAAAGAATGAGCTTCAGTTCAGTATTTGTAGTCAGAAGGAAGAAGGGGGCATTGCACACAGCAAGGAGCAAAAAGCAATTATTGAGAGCCTAATAAGCATGCTTCCTCCTCAACAAGAAGCTGTTTCATGTAAATTCCTGTTGCAGATGCTAAAGATGGCAATGGTATATTCTGCAACACCAGCTTTGATTTCGGAGCTTGAAAAGAGAGTGGGGATGATGTTGGAAGATGCCAGTGTGAATGATCTTCTGATCCCAagttacaaaaattttgataagGGGAAACTAACAAA TTCTCCTGAACAATGCACAATGCATGACATAGATGTGGTGCAAAGGATAGTGGAATATTTTTTGATGCAtgaacagcagcagcagcagcagcaacagaagTCTGGCAAATGCAATATAAGTAAGCTCTTAGACAATTACCTAGCTGAGATTGCAAGAGACCCAAATCTCTCTGTCACTAAGTTCCAAGTTTTGGCTGAATCGTTGCCAGAAAATGTTCGAACATGTCATGATGGTCTCTATAGAGCCATTGACACCTACCTCAAG ACTAATCGTTCACTATCTGAGCATGACCGAAGAAGGCTGTGCAAGGTAATGAACTGTGAGAAACTGTCTCTtgatgcatgcatgcatgctgCACAAAATGATCGATTGCCTCTAAGAACCATTGTCCAg ATGAGATGA
- the LOC126732363 gene encoding uncharacterized protein LOC126732363 isoform X2, translating into MGSRLGRRVVHFANLPIKLLMPSNFNNITEIAIKTIPSASKIEIKRVLESLYGFEVDKVSTLNMEGKKKKRGGLLVAKPDYKKAYITLRSPLSISPDLYPIRILEEAKQRMNKQTKSSVVEDGEGKHHWLVDDKPRVAEKKNERFGVRDRDRERRRGGGGGGGGGGEVAKFPWSSMRSPVTSARSF; encoded by the exons ATGGGAAGCAGATTGGGAAGACGAGTGGTCCACTTCGCGAACCTCCCAATCAAGCTGTTGATGCCAAGTAACTTCAACAACATCACAGAAATCGCTATCAAAACCATCCCTTCCGCCTCGAAGATCGAAATCAAGCGCGTCCTCGAGTCCCTCTACGGCTTCGAGGTCGACAAGGTCAGCACTCTCAACATGGAAGGCAAGAAGAAGAAGCGCGGCGGCCTGTTGGTCGCCAAACCGGACTACAAAAAGGCGTACATCACTCTCAGAAGCCCTCTCTCCATCTCCCCGGACCTCTACCCGATTCGGATCCTCGAGGAGGCGAAGCAGCGCATGAACAAGCAGACCAAGTCGAGCGTGGTCGAGGACGGCGAAGGGAAGCACCACTGGCTCGTCGATGATAAGCCTAGGGTTGCCGAGAAGAAAAACGAAAGATTCGGCGTTCGTGATCGAGATCGAGAACGCCGTCGCGGCGGCGGAGGAGGCGGAGGCGGCGGCGGTGAAGTGGCGAAGTTTCCGTGGAGCAGTATGAGGTCTCCTGTTACTTCTGCGAGGAG CTTCTAG